A stretch of the Capsicum annuum cultivar UCD-10X-F1 chromosome 10, UCD10Xv1.1, whole genome shotgun sequence genome encodes the following:
- the LOC124888117 gene encoding transcription factor bHLH162-like: MERNMKRKSGPKLERKYVEKNRRNHMKNLCNQLHSMLPTHPSTSKGTTTAVPDQIDAAVNYIESLKMNLEKNKKHLEELKMGPKKAQSSNATNEPGPSSKSPPQIEFHEMGPNMVVVLITSLDNIATFNKIIRLCHEEGVEVVSTNFKLNGNSTLQISHESKVHINKSSTIEFKETTLCTKMKELIYGPSCNNDMESLWDYIIESGLIEFNSVDLSPRASQNPNINYSYANFL, encoded by the exons ATGGAAAGAAACATGAAGCGTAAATCAGGTCCAAAATTGGAAAGAAAATATGTGGAGAAGAATAGAAGGAATCACATGAAGAACCTATGTAATCAACTTCATTCTATGCTCCCTACACATCCATCTACCTCTAAG GGAACAACAACTGCAGTGCCTGATCAAATAGATGCTGCAGTGAATTACATAGAAAGCTTGAAAATGAATTTGGAGAAGAACAAGAAACACTTGGAAGAGTTGAAAATGGGCCCAAAGAAGGCCCAATCATCCAATGCAACTAATGAGCCCGGCCCAAGCAGCAAGTCACCACCTCAGATTGAATTCCATGAAATGGGCCCAAACATGGTTGTGGTTTTAATAACTAGCCTTGACAATATAGCCACTTTTAATAAAATCATTCGATTATGCCATGAGGAAGGTGTTGAAGTTGTGTCTACCAACTTTAAACTCAATGGAAATTCTACACTGCAGATTTCTCATGAATCTAAG gTGCatatcaataaaagttcaacaatagaatTTAAAGAGACAACTTTGTGTACTAAGATGAAGgagttgatttatggaccatcttGCAATAATGACATGGAATCCCTATGGGACTACATTATTGAATCTGGCTTAATAGAATTTAATTCAGTAGATTTATCACCAAGAGCAAGTCAAAATCCAAATATAAATTACTCATATGCAAATTTTTTATGA
- the LOC124887695 gene encoding uncharacterized protein LOC124887695 — MDELRQAQIEKVQEALDMGEVEIGKGLNQELDFARAANTRWGSHYKSFKKFISMFDFIIDVLDTIVVDSKSDEEKARATGYLRTCQHLRVAEYTISHHYRVEVFFKIIDWKLQELNDHRFNEVIIDLLIGVACLNPVDSFSSFDINKILRMTKLYLDDFDENIMVTLRILLDTYIVDVRHVDGRFSNLKGLGDLSEELVKTKKHFNYSVVFRLIKFALLLLVSTATVERAFR; from the exons ATGGATGAACTTCGACAAGCTCAAATAGAAAAAGTTCAAGAGGCGCTAGATATGGGCGAGGTTGAAATTGGTAAAGGCTTGAATCAAGAACTTGATTTTGCTAGAGCTGCTAATACTCGTTGGGGTTCACACTATAAAtcatttaagaaatttattagtatgtttgattttattattgatgtccTTGATACTATTGTTGTTGATTCTAAATCTGATGAAGAAAAAGCTAGGGCAACAGGATATCTCAGAACTTGTCAACATTTGAG AGTTGCTGAATATACTATCTCACATCACTATCGTGTGGAAGTATTTTTTAAGATTATTGATTGgaaacttcaagaactcaatgATCATCGTTTTAATGAGGTGATAATAGATTTGCTTATTGGGGTTGCTTGCTTGAATCCAGTTGACTCATTTTCTAGTTTTGACATTAACAAAATATTGAGAATGACTAAATtatatcttgatgattttgatgaaaatataatgGTTACTCTAAGAATTCTCCTAGATACGTATATTGTTGATGTTCGTCATGTTGATGGAAGGTTTTCTAATCTAAAAGGACTTGGTGACCTTTCTGAGGAGCTAGTTAAGACAAAGAAACACTTTAATTATTCTGTTGTATTTCGTCTTATAAAGTTTGCATTGCTTTTGCTGGTTTCCACTGCAACAGTTGAAAGAGCTTTTCGATAA